tcctaaaacttgtcatctttgtgcgattgagtcctaaaacttgcaaaaaattcaatcgagtcctaaaacttgtcaaattaataaaatcaagtccttccattaacacCGTCAAATTttttaacgaaaaatgctgacctgtcacatttctctctcctacgtggcaaaTCCACTTGACCCGCAAATCCACGTCAGCAAAACGACGTCGTATTgcgtacgttttttttttctcgtccaaaacccaaacgacgtcgcctctaTTCTTCATTCTGCATCGTCTCTCTCAAAACACTAAATCGAAAAGCTTTTCCACCCCTTCGACGATCTAGTGTCCCGCGGAAGCATCTCGGCCGCGGATCGAGCGTCGACGATGACGACGATGGTGAGGGTCTCCAATCGTCTGTCCTCTTTGCCTTCTCTATACATTTAAACcctaaagccccaaatcaagcCGACATGGTGTTCCGCGGGAGTCCTTGCGGCGGTGAGCCCTAAAAAGTTCCTCATCCTCGAACGAAGGCAAGGGTGCTCGCGTCGAATTCAATGTCATTGAGATCGGAGCCCAACTTGGGTTGTCGGATTCAACGTCGCTAAGTTAGGATTTTGCTCGAAAACCTAAAGCCCCGCACTACTATCGCCGAGCACGTATGACCTTTTGATCTTCTCCGGCCTTTTTCTTTGTCCTACTTTCTTTCTTATATATGTATCTACAATTATTTTTGGTGGAGGCCACGACGGATGTCGAAATATTTGTTTCTGATTAAGGATTGCCCCGCATAAGTGTTAATATGAGTGTGGACTGATTTCCCATgttcttttttgcccttttctatGAAGTTTCTTATTCAattgcttctctctcctcttgatTACACTCTACCGATGTCCCGTGTTCTTTTCTGCTAAAGTTTCTTATTGAACCACGTCTCTCTCTAGATTACACTCTTATGGGCAACTGTAGTTTTTGATGTCATGTTATAGTCCTAAGATGATGATgtctgtctcttttttttttccttttcctttttacaaATTTGATTGGCTCTTTCAATTACCCGAAAGAGTGTAAGCAACAGTAGTCATTAGGTgtatgaaaagtgaaaatctcGTTGTTGTATGCGATGCATCTATACCTATGATCCAGTGGCTAAGATAGATGTTAGGATAAATGCAACTATCAAAATCTACAagatttgcttttgttctttaaaaaagaaatcggCATATCACTTTTTACAAGTACCTGGAGTTCTTGGTTCCCCATatacttttcttttaatctaaCTTGCATTTGATTCCTGTTCATTTTTTTACATATCGGACATCTTACTTCAATGGATCTAGTGCCAAGCGAGTGGTAGAGTAGTCCATTGACTGCATTTGATTCATGTTAGTTTTCGAGTCGGTAGAAATGATCTCGAGACTGTGATATTGAATGATTATAAAACCTATGCTCTCTTGTGCTAAGCAAGTGGCGTTCTTGGTTGGAGTCTCTGCATTTGATTGATTCATGTTAGTTTTTGAGTCGCGAGTAATGATCTCCACTCGTGATATTCTCGcacttgatttgattattcattTTGCTGGTTTATAGCCTGTACATGCTTTCTTAATATGGCGACAAGTAGAATGAGGGCACCAACATCTACATCAAGTGTTGCAACTCCTAATGAAGTCGAATCGGCGCTAACCCGCTATTGCGGTATTCGATCACCAATTGTtactgcaaaaacaaaaaagaatgctGGAAGAAGATTTCATGGATGTGCTAAGTTTGATGGTCCAGGTTGCTGCAATTTCTTCATGTGGGTTGACCCGAAGATACCGGATGGAGCGAGGGACATGATAGTTGATCTCCTTGAAAGAAATCAAGCACTATGTGAATCAAGCCTATCGAAGTGCAACGAGGTTGATGTGACTTCATTGAGAGCTGAAATGAAGATGGTAAGGGCGGAAAATAGATGTTTAAAGGAGGAACTTGTGCGAGTGAAGCAACAAATTGCGCAAGTGAAGCAACAAAATATGCTATATCTATCAGCATTTTTTCTATGCATACGCGGTATAATTATACCAATCGTATGTAATGTGAAAGTTAGTGGGAAATTTCTGAGTCTTCTATAGTGTAATGTTTCTAAGTTTGTAAAGGCGATTGTGGGTAATTACAATAAATGTTACTTTTTTGTTATGTGCTTTTTTGCCTATTGCCTCTTATGcacacaaactttttttttttttttgggtgggggtgGGGTCGAGTGGTTTTGTTTTCCAAATGAGAACTAGTTAATCCAAACAGGTCTCACGCTCTTTGCCGGCATATCCCTTTACATTATAAACCGATGACTTCTGCATACATTGGTTCACAAGACCCTCGGTGTTCACGAAAATCTTCTTGAAACACCATAAAACAGGATAACCCAAGCTTAATGTTTTACCTTGTTTAATCGAAACATTAAAAGATTAATCATGAAATACGTCCTATAAGAGGCTCTAATGCTGTTTCAAAGTTCATATTAAGCGGGAGCGGATACAGCAGCAACGATTACAAAGAGACTATTCTGCTAACAAGCAATAGAAGTTGAATGTTTGCCAGAACATTAATTAGTAACCTACACCCGATGAGCAGAGCTAGCACGGGCGATATAGCTACAAAATTTTCCCAGACATACTTTGAAATGATATGTTGCTACTAATCGAACCATGCAACAAGCATTTTCGCTTTTGTTTCGCCGACATGTAACATGCTTgttaaaaagcatttttttccACTAACTAAAACTACAAAGAAACCACACAAACGGGAATGGTAAATGAAGATGAATCTGCAGCAATAAACAGCTTGCAGTATGAAGAAACACGTTCGATTGAAAAGACACTCATGGGTATTGAGTATGCATTCAATCGCAACATGTCattcaattggcacaagtgtaatACCAAGCATAATAGCGGAGCGAGAACCGAGCGACTTGACTTACATTTATCTGCATAGGTAATTTATTGCATTATGCATCAAGGGGCAAGGGGGTGGGTGGTGGGCATGCGCATAAGACAAGACAAAAATGGCAATATCAAGAACAAAAAAGCATTCTTCAtgcataaaaatttaaaacatgtatATGCAACCACATTATTTATATAATCCACCTTCGACACCATCATatgcattaaaaaaaacacCTCTCCAAGCGTCTAACAAGTGAAACAGAGGAGACCCATCAGCAAAATACCAGAACTCGACTCAATTCAAACATCTTCCACACCTCAAGTCTAGCACAAATGCAAGCGGGAGATCAAGAAACCCTTTAAGATTCGGGGCCAAAAGTCAAACAAATGAACTCtgttttttccacaaaacaTCCACAAAAACGACCACAAAAACCTCGGTCTCTATCTCTTTTTCCTATCAATACTAACTCGGTGAACATCTAAAGATCCATCGAGCAACCTCAACAAAACATGACTCATGTCTACGTCATTGGTCatgcaaaatacaaaaaaatcccaGCTCATAACCGATATAAAAAATACAAGTTTGTGCAGCAAAAAGTCAATCCAAGTCTACGATCTCTGGTGGTCCAATGGATTCGGCGTTCACTTCATTCACGTGATTCATCCTTGAATATAGTACTCCTCCCGTGACACTTTTCCAAGCTGGCTTTGGAGGTTGGTAACTCGCATTAGATTGTGATAGTAACTCCGGCTTTACGGCAACTTGCTTTCGAGGAACTCTGAATGGCTGAGGCTTAGAACTCTTTTGGGATTGTGATATTGCTTCGGAACTTGCCTGGGGTTGAGATGATGCTTTTAGCTTCACAACAATATGTTTTCGCGAATTAGTTCCGAATGACCGAGGTTGTTCACTTGATTCGGGACGTGCCTTTGCCATTGAAGCTCCCGAAACTCCTCCTTTGTCCGGTAGTTTCAATATTCTTGCACCGGTTGTGCCGGGCTACATAAAAATGAACATGTTGTTAGCTCAAGAAGGTGGTCAATTACTATTATAAAATGCGATGTCGCTTCAGAACTCGCTTGGGGTTGAGATGATGTTTTTGGCTTCACAACAATATGTTTTCGCGAATTAGTTCCGAATGACCGAGGTTGTTCACTTGATTTGGGATGTGCCTTTGCCATTGAAGCTCCCGAAACTCCTCCTTTGTCTGGTAGTTTCAATATTCTTGCACCGGTTGTGCCGGGCTACATAAAAATGAACATGTTGTAAGCTCAAGAAGGTGGTCAATTACTattataaaatgtaaaaatgttaCTCACATTGAGAATTTGAAGGTTTGTGCTAGGATTTGTATAAACGCCATAACCTATCATTCTCTTCTTCGATTTGAAGGCGATTGCCCTTGTAGTTGATTCTCCTTGTATCATTCCCATATCAATTGCCGGTCTtttaaactgaaaaaaaaaagagagaaatcatTAAGCACGAGAACGTAATCAAAACATACGAATGCATGAGGATTTAGGTACTACTAACCGGGATTTTTTTAGGTCTATCCTGAGATATTGCAGTAGCTTGAGCAGAACAAATTCCTTGTTGTTGATCATAATTTCTTTTAGCAAAAGCGTTGGCTTGTCCACTGTATGCACTTACATTAGCACTAGCCTTGCATCCTCTTATATCCGCACTAGGCTGAGCAAAAACATTGAACTGGCTACTATTATTTTGAACAGTTGCATTGGATTCTACTGAAGCACTTGTCGAAGCGGTGGCCGAGCCTTCACATCTCCCTTTAGACGCTTCAGCAGAAACTTGAGCTTGAGCagaagcttgagcttgagcaaaATTGGCGGAAGCTTGAGCACTTGTTGTTGTGAAGGCTCGAGCAGAAGCTTGAGCAAAATTGGTTTGAGAAGAAGCTTGAGCTTGAGTAGAATTGGCTTGCGCAGAAGCTTGAGCATTGGCCTGTTAAATACATAGCAAGCATTAATTGACAACATATTAAGACGTCAAGTATAGAATctacacaatcaattaattcacAAAATACCTTTTTTAGAGGACATCCCTTACAATTATGTCCAACCACTTTGCAAGTAGAACAAGTCATTCGCTTACCCTCTTTAATCATCCTGTCACCTCTTACAAGCTCAATAGGTTGCTTTCTTCGATTCCTCTTTGGCCTACCGgacatttttttcattggtgggGGCTGAGGAGTTTCTTTATCGGTTTTCTCCCAAAATTTCTCTCCTCTCACAGGAGGCATCATGAATTGATAAGAACTTAAGTATTTATCCTTGGTGAAGCACTCAGCTAGGTAGTCACCTGGATCATATTTCTTGTAGTGAATTGCACAAATGGCATGACAACATGGAACTCCACTAACTTTCCAAGCTCTACAAGAACAAGTCTTCAAATTCGAGTCAACAACATATTTGGCACCTCCTTCCACAATCTCGAGTTCTTCATCTCCATTCCATACCAAATGGCAATACCTACTAGCAATTGTATTCAAATGTAACTTATGCACAATCCTTGGACCATAATTTCTAGTCCACCTAGCACATGCATCCCTCCGAGTATGCATTCTAGTCATAACCATGATTCTAATATCCTCTAGCATACTCACGATAGCCTTGCACCTAGCTTCCACGCACCTCCCATTGAAAGCTTCACTAAGATTATTATCAACAACATCGCATTTAATGTTGGTGTCAAAGAAGGCCTTACACCAATGTTTTGGATCAGTACGGAATAGGTCATCATGACCTTGTGGAGACATTTCCTTAAGCTTCTTTCTATGCACCTCAAAATCTGCCATGTTAGTACTCTTAGCACATTTCCAGAATTGTCTTAACAACTGCTTTCCTTTGTATTTTTGACCCCAATTAGAATATATGTGCCTTGCACACATCCTATGTTCTGCATTTGGCAAAAGTTCAACAACCGAAGGGATGAGACCCcgataaatacaaaaaaagagagcaaaacaTTAATACTAATAGTCATTGCATATAgtgccataaaaaaataaagatgaatGGTAATACTATTGCATACCTTTTGTTGGTCGCTTAATAAAGCCCAACCATTTCCATCACCCATGTCGAGGTCTTCCTTTAATAAGTCGATAAACCAAGACCATGTATCCTTATTCTCAATTCTTACAACTACCCAGGCCACTGGATACATTTGGTTGTTTGCATCTCTCCCTATAGCACACATCAACTCACCTTGATCAATCCTCTCAAGAAACATCCATCTAATCCAATGATCTTTCGACACCCTGCTAAAAATCCTTTCCCGCAAGCATCAAAGCAAAAGTAGGCCCTATCAAATAATGGTAGGGAATCGGGCAGTGGCTTGTCAACACCCATCTTAAATGTGCTTGTACGGCTTGCGGTGTAGAGCTCCCTCAAGTAATCATACATCTGTCCATACTCCTTCGTATAATTGCCTTGCAGGTCCTTGAATACTTTTAGCTTTGTTCTCCTACATTGACTCAAAGTGACATTTACTCCAAGATGTTCCCTAACTAGTTTTTTCAACTGAGATGCATTGATTTTAGGCATAGCAGAAATGAGAATCATGAAGTGTCTAGCTAAATAAGAACTAGACACTCTCTTATTCTCAAAAGTAATACTACAAATATGCTCATCCTTGTACTTTTTCAAATGGAATGATCCAGTGTTTTTGTCAAAAGCGCCATAAATCATCCAGTTACAATTGGTCCGGGCACACTTGACTCTTACAAATCCGATAGTGTTCTTCGTGTATTTAATTGCCCTTTGCTCAGCCACAAAATACCTCAAAATTGCATCTTTAAACTCAGTTGCATTCTCGAATGTCATGCCAACAACAAATACTGGATTACCACCTTTTTGATCATATGATGGAAACCTACTCTTCCTCCTTGAAATgacatcatcttcctcctcttcactAGTATCATCGAAACATGAATTAagactttcttcttcatttgaaTCATAATACTCTGTTTTGTATCTAGAAGCATGCAAAGTCGGGGGATCCGTTCCTAACTCTATTGGACAATCAACATCTAATTGGGAAGTACCAGTTGACACAATGTTGGTTCTAGTTTTCAGCTTGTGTCTAgatgaaaatttctttaaatttctccTTGCATCAACCAGTTCACTATCATCGTTGTCACTTGAATGTTCCGCATCCTCCAAATGACATGCataatcatcatcaccatcatcccTATTCGTATTACCAACATCAACTCGATTGCGGTTTTCATCAACATCCCTAATCATATTTTCGAATAAATTACCAGCCATACTATCCATTCTTTCCACATTCACATCGGACAAACCTCCAATTTCCATCTCAACTTCCCCTATAGCAGTAGTTGTCTCTTCATCATCGACATGCTCAACATACGGTTCCACATTTTTAGAATGCAAATAATGATACAAAAGATCTATCACACTGGCGTTATCCCATAAATATCTAAGAGTTACCCCATGTTCAAGAGTACTACTTCCGGGAACTCTATAAAACAATTTCTCTATTTTACGCTTGGTCAAAGCCTCAACAGCTTCAGTTATATTAGACAATGAACCATTATTTAAGTCTATTTCAACTGTGTCAACCCTTCCGCCTACATATTCCAATGGTGGTCCAACTTGAAATTTACCTCCAAAGAAAACAGTGATGTAGGCTTTGTTGTTGTCGGCCATCCAACCTACACAGGGCGAAAAACCAAAAGTTTTTATTCATCATATTTTAAGTAGAAAATACTAATGGCTATAgttgtaaaagaaaatggaaggtAAACATACCACCTTAAACAAAATTGATGAATCACTCGGGCCTCGCGATCCACCGCCGATCTTGTCTAACCCACTTCATAGAGGTCGATAAATCCCGGAACTAATAATTAAGGAACTATCAAAGAACATGTCACAAATTCTGATCtcgcaaagaaaaaattagaattagcATGGTCATTATGCTTTAGAAGTTGTCCAAAATTcaacaagaagatgaagactcACATATGCCATCCAAACATCCATAGCAAGGTCTTCTCCCATGCGCATGAGCTTCCTCTGATCACTAAGCTGTTGATTAGCCTGCAAGAAATAATGTCCATGAGTATGAGCTTCcaccgataaaaaaaaaaaaaagcctaccATTAAAGCAATAACAGGATTCTCCCCCTGGGGGTATACTCAATATTAAGATAGAAAAGCACTCGGTGGATAACATGTCACTCCAATCATTCGATATCACAATCTCGAGATCATTTCTACCGACTCCAAAACTAACATGAATCAAATGCAGTCAATGGACTACTCTACCACTCGCTTAGCACTAGATCCATTGAAGTAAGATATCCGATATGTAATAAAACGAACGGGAATCAAATGCATGTTAGATTAAAAGACAAATATATGGGGAACCAAGAACTCCATATACTTGTAAAAAGTGgtctgttgatttttttttttaaagaacaaaagcaaatctTGTGGATTTTGATAGTTGCACTTATCCTAACATCTATCTCACCCATTGGATCATAGGTATAGATGCGTCGCATACAACAACgagattttcacttttcatacACCTAATGACTACTTTTGCTTACACTCTTTCGGGGAATTGAAAGAGCCAATCAAatttgtaaaaaagaaaagaaaaaaaaaaagaaagagacatcGTCATCTTAGGACTATAACATGACATCAAAAACTGCGGTTGCCCATAAGACTGTAATCTGGAGAGAGACGTGGTTCAATAAGAAACTTTAGTAGAAAAGAACACGAGAAATCGGTAAAGTGtaatcaagaagagagagaagcagttGAATAAGAAACTTCGCAGAAAAGGGCAATAAAGAATAGGGGAAATCGGTCCATACTCAAATTAACACTTATGCGAGCCAATCCTTAATCAGAAACAAATATTTCGACATCCGCCGTGGCCTCCACCAAAAATAATTGCGTATACATATATAAGAAAGAAAGTAGGGCAAAGAAAAAGGCTGGTGAAGATCAAAAGGTCATACGTGCTCGGGGATAGTAGTGTAGGGCTTTAGGTTTTCGAGCAGAATCCTAGTTTAGCGACGTTGAATTTGACAACCCGAGCTGGGCTCCGATCTCAATGGCATTGAATTCGACGCAAGCACCCTCGCCTTCGTTCAAGGATGAGGAACTTTTTAGGGCTCACCGCAGCAAGGACTCTCGCGGGACACCATGTCGGCTTGATTTGGGGCTTTCGGGTTTAAATGTATGGAGAACGCGAAGAGGACAGACGATTGGAAACCCtcgccgtcgtcgtcgccgtcgtcgtcgtcgacgcTCGATTCGCGGCCGAGATGCTTCCGCGGGACACCGGATCGTTGAAGGGGTGGAAAAGCTTTTCGGTTCGGTGTTTTGAGAGAGACGATGCAAAATGAAGAATAGAGGCAACGTTGTTTGGGTTttggacaagaaaaaaaaaacgtacacaatacgatgtcgttttgccGACGTGGATTTGTGGGTCAAGTGGAtttgccacgtaggagagagaaatgtgataggtcagcattttccgttaaaaaatttgatggtgttaatggaaggacttgattttattaatttgacaagttttaggactcgattgaattttttgcaagttttaggactcaatcgcacaaagatgacaagttttaggacttgtggTGAACATATCCCCGGAAAGATTGTCATTGTTACTATTCTGTAGAGGTTCATTTGTTtcgttaaaaataaataatttagaaaatattttctataaaaTATCGATTATATGGTTTACAAAACTAAATgaacaagaaatattttcacTGTCCATAAACATACGGATTCGGATCGCCTAATATTATGATTTCCGTAACATGCGTggcattactcaaatcaggcggttcaaatgaaaatggatggcctgatttgagccacgtttgggattcaaaatttttcaaaccctaaaaaaatttcGGCCCatgatttttttcctccctttcaacacatgacgtAGCTCAAATTAGACCGTCCaaatgtcacgcatgtcacgAAAATatcaatgttaggggatccaaatcctaaacatatataGAAGTAATATTTGTCGATATCGaaaattttattgattaattatttaaagtaagacaagagattatttttatgaaattccttttctgattattatttttggagAAACAAACGGTATTTCAATTTTTCGTTAATCACCATGATTAGCAGCTCTTTTACGCAAACGCagagattaaaagaaaattacgaAAAAGAAAGTGGCGTGTGTGGAGTCCCCGCAAAGCTGGAAGCGCGTATCGGCTGTAGTACAGCGCAGGGGCGCAGAAGATGATAAAGCGCGAACCTTTGATTGATCCCGTGATGGCGACAGCCAGAAACCGAATCCTTGACCGGCATACGAAAGCAAGCAAACCCCCACCAAAACCGCTCACCTGCCCGATTCGGACCGAACCGCAAAGGCCTCGCCTTTATTAATCTCCACGACCTGCTTCCTCGTCACCTTCGCTCTCTCCTCGCCGCACTTCTCGGCGACTGggcacagaagagagagagagagagagagagagagagagagagagagaagcgaccCACATTGTGTACATTGCGCAAACAGGGTGAGGCGAGAGAGAACCGAGACCGAGTCGCCGATGGTGCAAATTACAGGCTGCCTCAGTGACCAAGCAAGCTTTTACCGTCCAAAGTTgtagtttttctctctcttcttctttttccctttttctagtTTTAGATTTTATATGGCGAGTGGAAGTTTTGTTGACGGGGTGCGTCGCTGGTTCCATCAACGTCGCTCATCCGCGTCCCTCGCTGATAGTCACGACCCAAAAAGCAACGGCAGTGAAAAAGATTGCAGTTTTAGCGAAGCAAGTGTTGTTTCCGTGAGCGAATCACGCGCGCGGTCGTCgctaataaaagaagaaggggaagaacgGCGAGGGCTTTCGGTGGTTGAAGATTTAGACGTCTCTGGCTTGAGCTCCATCAAAGTGCCCAAGCGAAATCACTTCGATTTCGGCCCCATGGCCGTTGCTTCCCATAAGAAGGTCAGCTTTCTCTTTTAATTAATGACGATCCCATTAAGTATCTTGTGGCGATTTGCTGATTCTACTTGGTGGGTCTGGTTTATCTTTTTCTGTTTGTCAGTTTTTGAAAATGGGATTGGAGTGGGTTTATTTCCGATTTAGTATGGATTGGGCTGGTGGGCGTTGTCTTAATACGACGAAAGCTGTGTGATTTATTGCCGCTTTGAATATTTCTTTAATGGGTACGAATAGGATCATTCAAAAGAATTTTATCATCACTTTTTATTTGAATCCGCCTATTGGTTGACTTTTGATTGAGCAGGAGATAGTTCCCAAGGAGTCTTGGCTTTCGATTCAAATCCGTTGGTAGATTTGTCTCGCCCAAGTCTTTCAGAATTCATGATGTGGATCTCAGTGGGTTGAAGTTTCTGAGAAAGAACTATAGATTCCTATAGACACCCTGTTGTCATTATAACTGAGAAGTGGGGTCGAGATATTTCTTTGATTAATTATTGTTTAAAGGGCGATGATATAATGGCACTTCTATTTTAGGGGGGTCCTTCTTGACATGTATTTTCTCTGAGAGAGATCTGGAGGCATTCAATACCTGGAGACTTGTGATTTCTCTTCATTAACTAATTTGTTAGCTTTAACCCCTCTAAGCTGCTTGTCGATCCTGATCAACTTTTACAGTCTTCAATATGCTTGACTGGTTCTATATCTATGGTGTCACCACTGATGTTACTGTTAGTGTCATACGTAGTTAAAAGGATTTTCATAGCGAAAGTAGTTAGTCAACCTTACCTTTTGGTAGTGGCCCTTTTCTCATCTGATGTATCTACATTAGTCTTTCATTAAGTAAAGTTTATGAGCTATTGGAGTTCATTAAGGACAATGTGGTATTGCATTATAGTATGTATGTGGTATTTGAACTGTTAATTTTGTACCATCACCAGTCTTATCAGGCACACTGCTGCAGAATCTAATCCTTATAATGGTGTGAGAAGAAGGGAGGAAATTTTGTCCTTTCATTCTTTATACGATTAATGGTTGCATAATCTCAATGCAGGGAGCCctccaaactgaattttttacTGAGTATGGTGAGGCTAGCCGTTACCATGTTCAAGAAGTGATTGGGAAAGGAAGTTATGGAGTTGTTGGTTCTGCAATCGATAGTCATACTGGAGAAAAAGTTGCCATTAAGAAAATCAATGATGTCTTTGAGCATGTTTCTGATGCCACCCGGATTTTGAGAGAGATCAAGCTCCTCCGATTGCTTCGCCATTCTAATGTTGTGGAAATCAAACATATAATGCTTCCTCCATCACGGCGAGAATTCAAGGATATCTATGTTGTTTTTGAGCTGATGGAATCGGATCTTCACCAAGTAATTAAGGCAAATGATGATCTTAGTCCGGAGCATTACCAGTATTTCTTGTACCAACTCCTCCGCAGTCTTAAGTATATTCATTCAGGTGTGTCTACCTTGTTGAGTTGGTTGACTCCTTCCTTGTAGATGAActtaccttttctttctttcctaatATTGCAGCCAATGTATTTCATCGTGATCTGAAACCAAAAAACATTCTTGCAAATGCTGACTGTAAATTGAAGATTTGTGATTTTGGGCTTGCGCGAGTATCTTTCAATGATGCCCCGTCAGCTATATTCTGGACAGTAAGTGGTCCATCTCTACTGAGACAATTTGTGTTACTTAAGGTCTTGATATCTCGTTCTTCACAAGATCCTTCTTTAGGTACTTATCTGGTAAATTTCTTATTTGTGCGCAGGATTATGTTGCTACTCGATGGTATAGAGCTCCTGAACTCTGTGGCTCCTTTTTCTCCAAGGTAAGCTGCTGTTATATTTGCATTGTCTATAACTGGTTCTGTTTTAGGAAAGCTGTTTAAGAATGTAGATTTGACGTGCTAATTATTAGAAGTATATATGTCTGTTGACcttgatatattttttcttcttcactgtTTAGTTGGATTATGCTCTTCCATATGTGTGACATTAAGATTAGGCACATTACTGTTGCCTTGGGTGCATGGGATTCTATTAATTGTTGATCACCTTCTCGACTTTCTTGCAAGTTCTCAGCTGTTTTCTTGCTTTCTAGTACACCCCTGCGATTGATATATGGAGCATAGGATGTAT
The genomic region above belongs to Rhodamnia argentea isolate NSW1041297 chromosome 6, ASM2092103v1, whole genome shotgun sequence and contains:
- the LOC115743378 gene encoding mitogen-activated protein kinase 9-like isoform X2 gives rise to the protein MASGSFVDGVRRWFHQRRSSASLADSHDPKSNGSEKDCSFSEASVVSVSESRARSSLIKEEGEERRGLSVVEDLDVSGLSSIKVPKRNHFDFGPMAVASHKKGALQTEFFTEYGEASRYHVQEVIGKGSYGVVGSAIDSHTGEKVAIKKINDVFEHVSDATRILREIKLLRLLRHSNVVEIKHIMLPPSRREFKDIYVVFELMESDLHQVIKANDDLSPEHYQYFLYQLLRSLKYIHSANVFHRDLKPKNILANADCKLKICDFGLARVSFNDAPSAIFWTDYVATRWYRAPELCGSFFSKYTPAIDIWSIGCIFAEMLTRKPLFPGKNVVHQLDLMTDLLGTPPPETMARIRNEKARRYLSSMRKKQPVPFSQKFPNVDPLALQLLERLIAFDPKDRPTAEEALADPYFCGLANVEWELSTHPISKLEFEFERRKLTKDDVRELIYREILEYHPQMLQEYLRGGDQMSFMYPRERVSQPKDEAAGQKNDIEKRSSDSIATTLHSPPRTHQSNGTENGDAQNGPYTTNCGARSLLKSSSISGSKCVVVKGREAEQEEPTAEADDEAVDALSVKVAALRP
- the LOC115743378 gene encoding mitogen-activated protein kinase 9-like isoform X1 yields the protein MASGSFVDGVRRWFHQRRSSASLADSHDPKSNGSEKDCSFSEASVVSVSESRARSSLIKEEGEERRGLSVVEDLDVSGLSSIKVPKRNHFDFGPMAVASHKKGALQTEFFTEYGEASRYHVQEVIGKGSYGVVGSAIDSHTGEKVAIKKINDVFEHVSDATRILREIKLLRLLRHSNVVEIKHIMLPPSRREFKDIYVVFELMESDLHQVIKANDDLSPEHYQYFLYQLLRSLKYIHSANVFHRDLKPKNILANADCKLKICDFGLARVSFNDAPSAIFWTDYVATRWYRAPELCGSFFSKYTPAIDIWSIGCIFAEMLTRKPLFPGKNVVHQLDLMTDLLGTPPPETMARIRNEKARRYLSSMRKKQPVPFSQKFPNVDPLALQLLERLIAFDPKDRPTAEEALADPYFCGLANVEWELSTHPISKLEFEFERRKLTKDDVRELIYREILEYHPQMLQEYLRGGDQMSFMYPSGVDRFKRQFAHLEEHFGKGERSTPLQRQHASLPRERVSQPKDEAAGQKNDIEKRSSDSIATTLHSPPRTHQSNGTENGDAQNGPYTTNCGARSLLKSSSISGSKCVVVKGREAEQEEPTAEADDEAVDALSVKVAALRP